Proteins found in one Oncorhynchus gorbuscha isolate QuinsamMale2020 ecotype Even-year linkage group LG15, OgorEven_v1.0, whole genome shotgun sequence genomic segment:
- the plaat1 gene encoding phospholipase A and acyltransferase 1, with the protein MDRNSATSTMASNDPNPFDPPGTPQPGDLIEIFRPAYQHWALYLGDGYIINLTPVDESQAAAISSVKSVFSRKAVVRMQLLKEVVGDDSYRVNNKYDDDHTPLPVDDIIQRSQDLIGQEVSYDLLGSNCEHFVTLLRYGEGVSEQATRAIGAISLVTAAASAFSVLGLINTRSRNRPF; encoded by the exons ATGGATAGAAACAGTGCAACCTCTACT ATGGCCTCTAATGACCCCAACCCTTTTGACCCCCCTGGGACCCCCCAGCCTGGTGACCTCATTGAGATCTTCAGACCGGCCTATCAGCACTGGGCTCTGTACCTGGGAGATGGTTATATCATCAACTTGACACCTGTTG ACGAGAGTCAGGCTGCAGCCATCTCCAGTGTGAAGTCAGTGTTCAGTCGAAAGGCAGTGGTCCGAATGCAGCTTCTAAAGGAAGTGGTTGGAGACGACTCGTACCGGGTCAACAACAAATACGACGACGACCACACTCCATTGCCTGTCGATGACATAATTCAGCGATCTCAAGACCTCATTGGCCAGGAGGTGTCTTATGACCTGTTGGGCAGTAACTGCGAGCACTTTGTCACCTTGCTGCGCTACGGGGAGGGGGTATCTGAGCAG GCCACACGGGCCATTGGAGCTATCAGTTTGGTGACGGCTGCAGCAAGTGCCTTCTCTGTTCTTGGACTGATCAACACACGCTCCAGAAACCGACCCTTCTGA